CAATCATGCAATCAGTGTCCTTACAGGAACTATCGGAGGCTCGCAGAAGAATTGGCTTTATGATTGAGATGCCAGCCCTTTATCCCGATATGACTGTATTGCAAAACATTTTTGTCCAGCAAATTCAATATAACGGTCACAAAGATGCCTCAAAAGCTATCAGTGTGCTGCAAATAGTTGGGTTAGATACGCAGCAAAACAAAAAGGCCCGTCACCTTTCGTTAGGTATGAAGCAGCGTCTTGCGTTAGCGATTGCGCTATTGAACGATCCTGAAATACTTATTTTGGACGAACCTATCAATGGACTCGATCCGATGGGGATTGTTGAAATCAGAGAATTGCTACTATCACTTAATCAAACGAATGGTATTACGATTGTTATATCAAGCCATATTTTGAGCGAGTTAGAGCACATTGCTACGCATTACGGATTTTTACATAATGGGAAACTGCTACGAGAAGTATCTTCTTCCTCCATCCCGCAATCTTCTGACGGCTTGGAAGGCTTTTATAAAGATATGTTGGAGGGCGGAAAATGAAACGATTGATGAAAGCGGAATTATATAAATTCGGACATGAAAAATCTGTTTGGATTATTTCTGCCGTTCTTATTGCTTGTGCGTGTATTTCTATTTTTACGCAGGTATATGCCAGTGCTGAAAATGCCTTTACTAATTTAGGAAAAGATGTAATGGTTCTATATTTGGCCTGTGCTATCTATGCCGGAGTATCGTTTGCCGACGAATTTAACAATCGAACAATTATTCATATTATTGCACATGGATATAGCCGTATGCAGTTTTTGATGGCAAAACTCATTCACTATTTACTTGGATGTCTGTTGATTATACTTGCCTATTTAACCATATCTACCGGAATTGCAGCGGCGGTTTTAGGAACAAGTACCCCTGCCTCGGTTTTTATAGGTCACATATTATATAACATATTAAGGGGATTACCTTTCTATTTTGTTATGACAATGGTTTTCTTTTTCTTTGTAATTGTAACACGAAAAGGAGCCTTAGCTATTGCGGGATCAGTTTCATCTGCCATTCTGTTTGTCGTTTTTACAAATAAGGCATATTCAGCTCAAGCATTTCCTGAGCAGAGTTGGTTGAGGTTACTTCCCAACATACAGTTATCTATGCTTTATGATGGTTCTCTGATATTCACGGATTATTTGATTGCAATAGCACTATCTGTAATTTCCAGCATTATTATATTTACAGTATGTATCGCAATTATTCGGAAAACTGAATTATAAGCTGTTATCAAAAAATCTGAAGCACAGTTACAGAATTACAAGGATGAACCTTGTGAGTGTTTTTTTAATCGGAGGGAACTTATGGAAAAAGAAACAATGGGAACTGTAATTTCAGTTACAAAACAATGGTGGTTAAAAGTGAATCGTAAACCTGTCCGCGCTCATGCTATGGATGGCGCAGCCTTTCCGCATACTATCAAGGTCAAATATACGATAGACGGCAAAGAATACATCTGCCGAAAATGGATTGGCGCAGGAAACAAAATTCCTGACAAGGGAACAACGATTAAAGTTACCTATTGTGAAGATAATCCATCGAAAGCAAGAATTGAACTCTAATCAATAAATTTATCAAAATACGGAGGTGATGATGTGATGGGACATTAGCTGTTTTTGATATAGAAGAATCCGGCAAGCAGATTGGCGAAAAGTTATTTCTGCTTCTTAACGAGGAACAAAAGAATGCTCTAATGCAATATATTTTGGAGCAAGGAGTCTGTCATGGAACAGTACTCAATTCCTGTCACACTTCCTCCGCAGCAAAGAAGAATCCTCTAACAGAAATACAGGAAGGCGAGCTTTATCTATGCCTGGAACATCGTACTGTCAGGGTTCGCGAACGGATTATCAACCTGACAAGTAAGGAGTTTGATATACTGGCATTACTCATTGCCAATCCCAAACGTGTTTTTACTTACGAACTGATTACCGATTTGGTTTGGAAAGAGGATTGTGATTTCTATTCGAGAAAAGCGATTCATAATCATATAAGTAAGTTGCGTAAGAAATTGCGCTTTGAACCGGATCTTCCAAACTATATTGAGAGTGTCGCCGGGATCGGCTATAAATTTGAACATCTATAACATGAGCCCACAAGGTGTTGTTTTCCCTTGTGGGCTTGCTTTTTGTAGCATATATTTTAAGAGCAGAATATGTAGAAAATTGCGAATATAAAGAGTAAAAAGCGAATGTCTGCGGACTGATACAGGAAACATAAACGATATAATTTTCTCCCAAGGAGGTATCAAGCAGCCGATTCAGGTTCCTCCTTGATGGGAGGAAATGCCTATGCGTCTATGCAACACAGATCCGCAGATAAACTGCTTTACATTCAGTCACCTATACGTCGTAGTCCAGCTCGTATGGATTGCGGCGTTTTTGGTTTCGACAAAGTTTGAGCATTTTCGCTGTCAACCTCCCGGAAAAATTTCATACTGCTGCTTTGGCGCGCCTGTTCTTTGTACGGGCGCGCTTTTTTGTACCCTTTTTTTAATCAGAAAGAGACTTAGACCTTATCGCTGCCGCAGCCCACCCTCTGATTTCGATTTTTGCCATCAACTCAAACATCGAAATTGGAGGAAATTACTATGAAGAAAATCAATCTTCGGGATTATTACCCGTATTATACACAGGACATGATCGTTGAGGTGCCGGATGAAGTTGCGGACATTCTCCGGGAATATAAACTTGCTGAAGCAGCTTATTTTTTGCGTACATACCGGCATAAAGCCTATTTTTCTTTGGATTATGACATCAATGTGGAACATGAGGCTATGGTGCTTGTTTTGACACCGGCAGATATTTTTGAACAGAAGGAAGAAAACGCCAGACTATATGAAGCGCTTGCCTCGTTGCCGGAAAAACAGCGTAACCGTATCACTTCACATTTTCTGTTGGGAATGAGTTTATCGGATATTGCAAAAAGCGAAGGAACCGGCGTCAGCTCTGTACATGAAGGAATCCAACGCGGACTTCGGCGTTTGAAAAAAAATTTAGAAAAAATGAATACAGACCCCGAAAATTACCATCAAAAATGAAATGTATAATAGAGGGACATATTCGGCGGGACAAGCCGGACGGGTGTGGTAAGGAAGCATATACATCCTCCACCCTAACTGTAATATCAATTTGTCTGCCATGCCCCTTGCTTGTTCCTTGACAACCGAATATACGCTGTTACAGGTACTTCATTCTGTGTTCCGAGCGACAGATGGGGCGGCGCGGTGACAGGCGGCCTAAGGAGGTGATGAATCCAGGCTGTCCGAGCGATAAACGCAACCTACGAAACCGGCTGTGGCAGGCCGGACGCGATAACGACACAGATCATAATGGTACTTCTTCACAGCTTCCTAAAGACTTGGGGAGAGTTCCTGCGGCGTTTGCTTGCTCTGGCAAAGCGGCGGCGTATGTGGGACTATGATGCGGTGACGCTACCCGCAGCCTGTAACAGCCCCGTCCTTATAACAGAAGGACTTGCCGGGGTGCGTGGCAAATACGGCAGTAAAATCGAAATCAGATATAATGGGCCGGATTTATGTGTGTAATAACCATAGATCCGACCTATTCATGTGGTCTTGATAACACAGTTTTCAGAAGGGAGTTGATACTATGGAATTGAACACCATTGTCAGTGAAGTGGGTACGCTGGTAGACATTCGGGATGTCTCTGTCAACAAAGAACTTTCCCGTGATGAACGGATTGCAGAATTTGTTCAGCAAATCAAAAATCCATACCATTTTAAGTGTGGACGTTTTACTGTACAAGCCAGTTTTTCTGCTGAAGGTGCTACCCTGGAAGAATGTATCAAGGGTATTTTGCGATAGCTGCAATTTTAAGAAAGGGGCTGACTTTTCCGTAAAAGCATGGTAGAATAAGAATCGGAAAAGGAATTGAATATGGAATAACCACACTTCTTGAATTGCGGGGATTTTTCTGTGCAACGAAAGGAGTGTTTTTTTATGCAGATTTACAAAGCGATTAAGTACATCCGTCTTTCTTATACGGATGATAAAACAGTAGAAAGTGACAGCGTTGCTAACCAGCGGCGCCTGATCGATGACTACATAGCCCGACACCCGGAAATTGAGGTTGTGGCAGAAAAAATTGACGATGGTTATAGTGGTGTTTTGTTTGATCGCCCGGCATTTCAGGAAATGATGCGGATGATCGAACAAGGCGAAGCTAACTGTGTGATTGTCAAAGACCTCTCCCGCTTAGGTCGTGAGTACATAGAAACAGGCCGTTATATGCGCAGGGTATTTCCAGCCTATGGAGTGCGTTTTATCGCAATTAACGATAATGTGGACACGGAAAATGACGCTGCCGATGATCTCACGGTTTCTGTCAAAAACATTATGAATGAGGCTTACTGTCGGGATATTTCTGTTAAGACACGGAGCGCCCTGGAAGTAAAACGGCGCAGCGGGGATTTTGTAGGTGCTTTTACCATTTATGGTTATGTGAAAGTCGGCGATAAACACAAGAGTCTGGAAGTAGACGAATATGCTGCTAATGTTGTGAGGGATATTTTCAGAAAACGGCTGGAGGGATTCAGCGCTTCCCATATAGCGGATGAACTGAACCGATTAGGAATTCTTTCGCCTTTAGCGTATAAGCGCAATCACGGAATGCCTCATGCAAAAGGTGGCTATACAGACCGAAAGGATTGCAAATGGTCTGCAACTACAATCATCCGCATTTTGCAGGATGAAACTTACACCGGAACACTGGTCCAGGGCAAACAGACAACGCCCCATTTCAAATTAAAAGAGCGTGAGGACAAACCTTCTTCGGAATGGATTCGTGTGGAGGGAACCCATGAAGCGATCATACAAAAGCACGATTTTGATCTGGTGCAACGGCTCCGCAGGATTGACACAAGGACTTCTCCCAAATCGGATAAGGTTTACCTGTTTTCCGGTATTTTGATCTGCGGCTGCTGTGGCTGCCGTATGACCCGCAAGACGAACCGCTATAAAGATAAAGAGTATCACTATTATTACTGCCCGACCGGCAAAAAGAATGGCTGCACATCGTCGGTCATGCTGAAAGAGTCGGATCTGATTGAATGTGTGCAGGACAGTTTGAAAGGACATATTGAAAATGTTGCTTCTCTGGATGCCCTGCTGTCCAGTATCAGTCAGGAACGGATCAACCGGGAATTGGCGCAGGAATATGCCGCACAGATCAGAGTAAATGAAAAGCGTGTGGCACAGACCGAGGGCTTTAAGGCAAAACTCTATGAAAATCTGGTGAGTGGAATTCTGACAAAGGAAGAATTTCTCTCTTATAAGCGAAAATACAATGCAGATATTGAACTGTTCCAAAAGGCAATCGCTGAATGGAACGATAAACTTACAGATGTATTGGAAAACCGAAGCGAACGAAACCGTTGGATCAACCATTTTATGAAATTTTCTACTATGGAGGATATTGACCGCCGGGCAGTCATGCAGCTTATCCGAAGCATACGGGTAATGGGTAAAGATGAACTGCATATTGAATTTAATTACCAGGATGAATATCAGAAAGCAATCTCTTTGGCGGAACAGATTGCTACAAAAAATAAAGAAAGGATGGTGGGCTAAATGGCAAGAAAAAGCAGAAAACAGACGGCAGCGCCTATGCTGGCACCATCTTTATATGTACATGTGGCTCTGTATATCCGTCTTTCTGTGGAGGATAACAAAAAGCGGGGCTGCTCAGTAGAAAATCAAAAGCTGGTACTGAATGACTTTCTTTCAGATAAACCGGACTTCGTTGTGTATGATACCTATATCGACAACGGAGCGACAGGGACAAATTTTCACCGCCCTGGATTTCAGCAAATGCTATCTGACATTGAAGCAGGCCACATTAACTGTGTGATTGTTAAGGATCTTTCCCGATTAGGGCGAAATTCTATTGACACAGGTTATTATATCGAACAGTATTTCCATGCTCATAATGTTCGCTTCATTGCTGTTACGGATCAGTTTGATACAGCGGATTCCGGAAATCTTCATGGCGGTATCATGCTGCCTTTGAAAAATATGATCAATGAAGCCTATGCTCTGGACATTGGACGAAAAATCAAAGCACAAGCGCGGCAGGCTATGAAAGATGGCGACTATATTGGTGCACGGGCACCTTATGGTTACAGGAAAGACCCTGATAATTGCCATAAACTTCTGATTGATGAAAATACTGCCCCTGTGGTAAAACAGATTTTTGAATGGGCACATGAGCATGTGTCTCTGAACCGGATTGTCCGCAATCTAAATGAGATGGGGATTCCGGCACCGAGCCATTATAAAAAGGCCACTGGCGAGATTACCAGTCCGGGCCTGATTGGAAGCGGCAAATGGCAGACCCGTACAGTGATGAAAATTTTAGAAAGCGAAGTCTATACAGGCGATCTGGTGCAAGGAAAAACAAAGATTGTAGATCATCAGCAGGTCAAGGCTGGAGAAGATAATCTGATTATTGCCAAATGCACCCATGAACCGATCATTAGCTATGAATTGTTTAATGCAGTTCAGGAATACAGAAAACAGATCTGTGAAGAAAGCAAAGCAACTCCAAAACGCCCCTACACGCCAAACATTTTCAAAGGCAAAGTGTTCTGTGCTGATTGTGGCAGAAGCCTTCACCGGCAACGTGCCGAGCGCCGGAAAGGCCCCGATACTTATTGGTTCCACTGCCTTACAAACAGCCGGGTAGAAAAAGATAGCTGCAAAGGCGCAACGATGCAGGAAAAGGAACTGATTTCTATTGTTACGGCTATTCTTGAAAAAGAGCTGACAGTTGCGCTGGGAATGTCGCTGCCACTCTTTCAGTTGGAGGCAAGACAAAAACAGGAAAAAGATAAGCTGAAAATTCAGATGTCGGCCAAACGGCAGGAAATTGAAAAAACACGCCGGCTGATCCGTGGTCTATATGAAAATTTTGTGCAGGGTATTTTGACAAATGATGAATACTTTGAATTGAAGGCGGATTATGAATATGCTATCAATGCTCTGTCTGGTGAGATTGAAGTATTTGAAAAATCTATGGACTCCCTGGACAACCAGCTTGCCCGATACCGTGCAATGGAAAAGGATGCAAAAACACTGGCACAGGATCATGTGCTGACTGCAGAACTGATTGAACGGCTCATTGAACGAATTGAGATCGACCACGAGCGGAATATTCATGTAACCTTCCGTTTCAAAAATGAATTTCAGGGAAAGGCGGTGGAACCGTGCGCAACTATGTGATTGCCCTTTATATCCGT
This is a stretch of genomic DNA from Marvinbryantia formatexigens DSM 14469. It encodes these proteins:
- a CDS encoding DUF6870 family protein, producing the protein MELNTIVSEVGTLVDIRDVSVNKELSRDERIAEFVQQIKNPYHFKCGRFTVQASFSAEGATLEECIKGILR
- a CDS encoding DUF3592 domain-containing protein, translating into MEKETMGTVISVTKQWWLKVNRKPVRAHAMDGAAFPHTIKVKYTIDGKEYICRKWIGAGNKIPDKGTTIKVTYCEDNPSKARIEL
- a CDS encoding sigma-70 family RNA polymerase sigma factor, whose amino-acid sequence is MKKINLRDYYPYYTQDMIVEVPDEVADILREYKLAEAAYFLRTYRHKAYFSLDYDINVEHEAMVLVLTPADIFEQKEENARLYEALASLPEKQRNRITSHFLLGMSLSDIAKSEGTGVSSVHEGIQRGLRRLKKNLEKMNTDPENYHQK
- a CDS encoding winged helix-turn-helix domain-containing protein translates to MQYILEQGVCHGTVLNSCHTSSAAKKNPLTEIQEGELYLCLEHRTVRVRERIINLTSKEFDILALLIANPKRVFTYELITDLVWKEDCDFYSRKAIHNHISKLRKKLRFEPDLPNYIESVAGIGYKFEHL
- a CDS encoding ABC transporter ATP-binding protein; this encodes MGDYALTTSKLCKYYGQNQILENVTMSVPSKSIYGLVGENGAGKTTLFRILAGLSKPSSGTFSIMQSVSLQELSEARRRIGFMIEMPALYPDMTVLQNIFVQQIQYNGHKDASKAISVLQIVGLDTQQNKKARHLSLGMKQRLALAIALLNDPEILILDEPINGLDPMGIVEIRELLLSLNQTNGITIVISSHILSELEHIATHYGFLHNGKLLREVSSSSIPQSSDGLEGFYKDMLEGGK
- a CDS encoding recombinase family protein; the protein is MQIYKAIKYIRLSYTDDKTVESDSVANQRRLIDDYIARHPEIEVVAEKIDDGYSGVLFDRPAFQEMMRMIEQGEANCVIVKDLSRLGREYIETGRYMRRVFPAYGVRFIAINDNVDTENDAADDLTVSVKNIMNEAYCRDISVKTRSALEVKRRSGDFVGAFTIYGYVKVGDKHKSLEVDEYAANVVRDIFRKRLEGFSASHIADELNRLGILSPLAYKRNHGMPHAKGGYTDRKDCKWSATTIIRILQDETYTGTLVQGKQTTPHFKLKEREDKPSSEWIRVEGTHEAIIQKHDFDLVQRLRRIDTRTSPKSDKVYLFSGILICGCCGCRMTRKTNRYKDKEYHYYYCPTGKKNGCTSSVMLKESDLIECVQDSLKGHIENVASLDALLSSISQERINRELAQEYAAQIRVNEKRVAQTEGFKAKLYENLVSGILTKEEFLSYKRKYNADIELFQKAIAEWNDKLTDVLENRSERNRWINHFMKFSTMEDIDRRAVMQLIRSIRVMGKDELHIEFNYQDEYQKAISLAEQIATKNKERMVG
- a CDS encoding ABC transporter permease, with product MKRLMKAELYKFGHEKSVWIISAVLIACACISIFTQVYASAENAFTNLGKDVMVLYLACAIYAGVSFADEFNNRTIIHIIAHGYSRMQFLMAKLIHYLLGCLLIILAYLTISTGIAAAVLGTSTPASVFIGHILYNILRGLPFYFVMTMVFFFFVIVTRKGALAIAGSVSSAILFVVFTNKAYSAQAFPEQSWLRLLPNIQLSMLYDGSLIFTDYLIAIALSVISSIIIFTVCIAIIRKTEL
- a CDS encoding recombinase family protein, with the protein product MARKSRKQTAAPMLAPSLYVHVALYIRLSVEDNKKRGCSVENQKLVLNDFLSDKPDFVVYDTYIDNGATGTNFHRPGFQQMLSDIEAGHINCVIVKDLSRLGRNSIDTGYYIEQYFHAHNVRFIAVTDQFDTADSGNLHGGIMLPLKNMINEAYALDIGRKIKAQARQAMKDGDYIGARAPYGYRKDPDNCHKLLIDENTAPVVKQIFEWAHEHVSLNRIVRNLNEMGIPAPSHYKKATGEITSPGLIGSGKWQTRTVMKILESEVYTGDLVQGKTKIVDHQQVKAGEDNLIIAKCTHEPIISYELFNAVQEYRKQICEESKATPKRPYTPNIFKGKVFCADCGRSLHRQRAERRKGPDTYWFHCLTNSRVEKDSCKGATMQEKELISIVTAILEKELTVALGMSLPLFQLEARQKQEKDKLKIQMSAKRQEIEKTRRLIRGLYENFVQGILTNDEYFELKADYEYAINALSGEIEVFEKSMDSLDNQLARYRAMEKDAKTLAQDHVLTAELIERLIERIEIDHERNIHVTFRFKNEFQGKAVEPCATM